The following coding sequences are from one Carassius auratus strain Wakin chromosome 47, ASM336829v1, whole genome shotgun sequence window:
- the LOC113065021 gene encoding chromobox protein homolog 6-like isoform X1 produces the protein MEVSAVGERVFPAEAILKSRVRKGRIEYLVKWKGWALKHSTWEPEENILDDRLLAAFEQKERQQELYGPKKRGPKPKNFVLKARAHAGDRPRSSDTQRTPPQISNTQRTPPRITAKLPSSSSSASSAPPQPSSSSSFSTAPTPRVHSLAAAHKLKKDIHRCHRMSRRPLPRPDPLGEPTGSTTSSRPPISPFSETVRILNRRVKTREVKRGRIILNLNVIDKSENSGVTSRRSPQSFGARAKIPSRNRIIGKKQGDMPYRPFQHPMKMLGFPMYGQPFGLHPCGSVSSMANEESKTGANQRGGNCCDSHSSASTQKFQYQHPPSPSSSSGSNNSSLSLQKTQTPLEAPMSPTKLDSSASSRSQDSSQPHPKSSSAPFLPSSHSYSSSPSFSLEDEDQGSQNLTTSRGRKRKLQHRTQVGRASVCQVSDCTTTPLPEETREPKEGNPDWHPEMTPSCTNVVVTDVTTNLLTVTIKEFCQSGAGSKPSSPCQADNPP, from the exons ATGGAGGTTTCCGCGGTCGGAGAGCGGGTTTTCCCAGCGGAAGCCATTCTGAAAAGCCGCGTTAGGAAA GGTCGAATTGAGTACCTGGTTAAATGGAAAGGTTGGGCGCTGAa ACACAGCACATGGGAACCTGAGGAGAACATCTTGGATGATCGACTCCTCGCAGCCTTTGAACAAAA GGAGCGGCAGCAGGAACTTTATGGCCCAAAGAAACGGGGACCTAAACCAAAAAACTTTGTACTGAAG GCACGGGCACACGCGGGTGATAGACCTCGAAGCTCAGATACCCAACGCACTCCACCTCAAATCTCAAATACCCAACGCACTCCACCTCGAATAACTGCCAAGcttccctcctcttcctcttctgcaAGTTCAGCTCCTCCTCAGCCTTCATCGTCCTCTTCCTTCTCCACCGCTCCAACCCCCAGAGTGCACTCTCTCGCCGCTGCTCATAAACTGAAGAAAGACATCCATCGTTGTCATAGGATGTCTCGACGACCTTTGCCTCGACCGGACCCCCTAGGCGAGCCCACAGGATCCACAACCTCATCCCGTCCTCCCATCTCTCCATTCTCTGAAACTGTCCGCATCCTCAACCGCAGAGTCAAAACGCGGGAGGTTAAGCGAGGACGTATAATCTTGAACCTGAATGTCATTGACAAATCCGAAAACAGTGGAGTAACAAGTAGAAGGTCACCACAGTCATTCGGGGCACGGGCGAAAATCCCATCCCGAAATCGCATCATTGGGAAAAAGCAGGGTGACATGCCTTACAGGCCTTTTCAGCATCCTATGAAGATGTTGGGTTTCCCGATGTATGGCCAGCCATTTGGGCTCCACCCCTGTGGGTCAGTGTCCTCCATGGCCAATGAAGAATCCAAAACTGGAGCCAATCAGAGAGGTGGAAACTGCTGTGATAGCCATTCCTCTGCTAGTACACAGAAGTTTCAATATCAGCATCCACCTTCTCCATCCAGCTCCAGTGGGTCTAACAACAGCTCCCTTTCACTTCAGAAAACACAGACTCCACTTGAAGCTCCCATGTCTCCAACTAAATTGGACTCATCAGCCTCATCACGTTCCCAAGATTCCTCCCAGCCTCACCCGAAGTCCAGCTCTGCGCCATTCCTCCCTTCCTCACACTCCTATTCTTCCTCTCCATCATTCTCTCTTGAAGATGAAGACCAGGGCTCTCAGAATCTTACTACTTCTCGAGGCAGAAAAAGGAAACTTCAACACCGAACCCAGGTGGGTCGAGCTTCGGTCTGCCAGGTTAGTGACTGCACTACCACCCCACTTCCTGAGGAAACTAGGGAGCCAAAAGAGGGAAATCCCGATTGGCACCCTGAAATGACACCCAGCTGTACCAATGTAGTCGTGACTGATGTCACCACAAACCTTCTCACAGTCACCATCAAGGAATTCTGCCAATCGGGAGCAGGTTCTAAACCTTCTTCCCCTTGCCAAGCTGACAACCCACCCTGA
- the LOC113065021 gene encoding chromobox protein homolog 6-like isoform X3 → MEVSAVGERVFPAEAILKSRVRKGRIEYLVKWKGWALKHSTWEPEENILDDRLLAAFEQKERQQELYGPKKRGPKPKNFVLKARAHAGDRPRSSDTQRTPPQISNTQRTPPRITAKLPSSSSSASSAPPQPSSSSSFSTAPTPRVHSLAAAHKLKKDIHRCHRMSRRPLPRPDPLGEPTGSTTSSRPPISPFSETVRILNRRVKTREVKRGRIILNLNVIDKSENSGVTSRRSPQSFGARAKIPSRNRIIGKKQGDMPYRPFQHPMKMLGFPMYGQPFGLHPCGSVSSMANEESKTGANQRGGNCCDSHSSASTQKFQYQHPPSPSSSSGSNNSSLSLQKTQTPLEAPMSPTKLDSSASSRSQDSSQPHPKSSSAPFLPSSHSYSSSPSFSLEDEDQGSQNLTTSRGRKRKLQHRTQ, encoded by the exons ATGGAGGTTTCCGCGGTCGGAGAGCGGGTTTTCCCAGCGGAAGCCATTCTGAAAAGCCGCGTTAGGAAA GGTCGAATTGAGTACCTGGTTAAATGGAAAGGTTGGGCGCTGAa ACACAGCACATGGGAACCTGAGGAGAACATCTTGGATGATCGACTCCTCGCAGCCTTTGAACAAAA GGAGCGGCAGCAGGAACTTTATGGCCCAAAGAAACGGGGACCTAAACCAAAAAACTTTGTACTGAAG GCACGGGCACACGCGGGTGATAGACCTCGAAGCTCAGATACCCAACGCACTCCACCTCAAATCTCAAATACCCAACGCACTCCACCTCGAATAACTGCCAAGcttccctcctcttcctcttctgcaAGTTCAGCTCCTCCTCAGCCTTCATCGTCCTCTTCCTTCTCCACCGCTCCAACCCCCAGAGTGCACTCTCTCGCCGCTGCTCATAAACTGAAGAAAGACATCCATCGTTGTCATAGGATGTCTCGACGACCTTTGCCTCGACCGGACCCCCTAGGCGAGCCCACAGGATCCACAACCTCATCCCGTCCTCCCATCTCTCCATTCTCTGAAACTGTCCGCATCCTCAACCGCAGAGTCAAAACGCGGGAGGTTAAGCGAGGACGTATAATCTTGAACCTGAATGTCATTGACAAATCCGAAAACAGTGGAGTAACAAGTAGAAGGTCACCACAGTCATTCGGGGCACGGGCGAAAATCCCATCCCGAAATCGCATCATTGGGAAAAAGCAGGGTGACATGCCTTACAGGCCTTTTCAGCATCCTATGAAGATGTTGGGTTTCCCGATGTATGGCCAGCCATTTGGGCTCCACCCCTGTGGGTCAGTGTCCTCCATGGCCAATGAAGAATCCAAAACTGGAGCCAATCAGAGAGGTGGAAACTGCTGTGATAGCCATTCCTCTGCTAGTACACAGAAGTTTCAATATCAGCATCCACCTTCTCCATCCAGCTCCAGTGGGTCTAACAACAGCTCCCTTTCACTTCAGAAAACACAGACTCCACTTGAAGCTCCCATGTCTCCAACTAAATTGGACTCATCAGCCTCATCACGTTCCCAAGATTCCTCCCAGCCTCACCCGAAGTCCAGCTCTGCGCCATTCCTCCCTTCCTCACACTCCTATTCTTCCTCTCCATCATTCTCTCTTGAAGATGAAGACCAGGGCTCTCAGAATCTTACTACTTCTCGAGGCAGAAAAAGGAAACTTCAACACCGAACCCAG TGA
- the LOC113065021 gene encoding chromobox protein homolog 6-like isoform X2 — protein sequence MEVSAVGERVFPAEAILKSRVRKGRIEYLVKWKGWALKHSTWEPEENILDDRLLAAFEQKERQQELYGPKKRGPKPKNFVLKARAHAGDRPRSSDTQRTPPQISNTQRTPPRITAKLPSSSSSASSAPPQPSSSSSFSTAPTPRVHSLAAAHKLKKDIHRCHRMSRRPLPRPDPLGEPTGSTTSSRPPISPFSETVRILNRRVKTREVKRGRIILNLNVIDKSENSGVTSRRSPQSFGARAKIPSRNRIIGKKQGDMPYRPFQHPMKMLGFPMYGQPFGLHPCGSVSSMANEESKTGANQRGGNCCDSHSSASTQKFQYQHPPSPSSSSGSNNSSLSLQKTQTPLEAPMSPTKLDSSASSRSQDSSQPHPKSSSAPFLPSSHSYSSSPSFSLEDEDQGSQNLTTSRGRKRKLQHRTQVGRASVCQ from the exons ATGGAGGTTTCCGCGGTCGGAGAGCGGGTTTTCCCAGCGGAAGCCATTCTGAAAAGCCGCGTTAGGAAA GGTCGAATTGAGTACCTGGTTAAATGGAAAGGTTGGGCGCTGAa ACACAGCACATGGGAACCTGAGGAGAACATCTTGGATGATCGACTCCTCGCAGCCTTTGAACAAAA GGAGCGGCAGCAGGAACTTTATGGCCCAAAGAAACGGGGACCTAAACCAAAAAACTTTGTACTGAAG GCACGGGCACACGCGGGTGATAGACCTCGAAGCTCAGATACCCAACGCACTCCACCTCAAATCTCAAATACCCAACGCACTCCACCTCGAATAACTGCCAAGcttccctcctcttcctcttctgcaAGTTCAGCTCCTCCTCAGCCTTCATCGTCCTCTTCCTTCTCCACCGCTCCAACCCCCAGAGTGCACTCTCTCGCCGCTGCTCATAAACTGAAGAAAGACATCCATCGTTGTCATAGGATGTCTCGACGACCTTTGCCTCGACCGGACCCCCTAGGCGAGCCCACAGGATCCACAACCTCATCCCGTCCTCCCATCTCTCCATTCTCTGAAACTGTCCGCATCCTCAACCGCAGAGTCAAAACGCGGGAGGTTAAGCGAGGACGTATAATCTTGAACCTGAATGTCATTGACAAATCCGAAAACAGTGGAGTAACAAGTAGAAGGTCACCACAGTCATTCGGGGCACGGGCGAAAATCCCATCCCGAAATCGCATCATTGGGAAAAAGCAGGGTGACATGCCTTACAGGCCTTTTCAGCATCCTATGAAGATGTTGGGTTTCCCGATGTATGGCCAGCCATTTGGGCTCCACCCCTGTGGGTCAGTGTCCTCCATGGCCAATGAAGAATCCAAAACTGGAGCCAATCAGAGAGGTGGAAACTGCTGTGATAGCCATTCCTCTGCTAGTACACAGAAGTTTCAATATCAGCATCCACCTTCTCCATCCAGCTCCAGTGGGTCTAACAACAGCTCCCTTTCACTTCAGAAAACACAGACTCCACTTGAAGCTCCCATGTCTCCAACTAAATTGGACTCATCAGCCTCATCACGTTCCCAAGATTCCTCCCAGCCTCACCCGAAGTCCAGCTCTGCGCCATTCCTCCCTTCCTCACACTCCTATTCTTCCTCTCCATCATTCTCTCTTGAAGATGAAGACCAGGGCTCTCAGAATCTTACTACTTCTCGAGGCAGAAAAAGGAAACTTCAACACCGAACCCAGGTGGGTCGAGCTTCGGTCTGCCAG TGA